From the Octadecabacter antarcticus 307 genome, one window contains:
- a CDS encoding type III pantothenate kinase, translating to MLLCIDTGNTNTVFALWDGTEFLCTFRCATEWQRTADQYFVWWSTLLHHNKIDAEIDEVIISSTVPRVVFNLRVMSDRYFNTRPYVIGKPDCLLPIAPRVDAGVQVGPDRLANATAAFDRHGGDVVVVDFGTATNFDVVAHDGAYVGGVIAPGVNLSLEALHQAAAALPHVDITKPQSVIGTNTVACIQSGIFWGYVGLINGLCERIKGEYGRPMKVVGTGGLAPLFSSGYALFDTIEDDLTMHGLTVIHRYNKDQNN from the coding sequence ATGCTGCTGTGCATCGATACAGGAAATACCAACACAGTCTTCGCCCTTTGGGACGGGACTGAATTCCTTTGCACATTTCGCTGTGCGACCGAATGGCAGCGTACGGCAGACCAGTATTTCGTCTGGTGGAGCACGCTTTTGCACCACAACAAGATCGATGCAGAAATAGACGAGGTGATCATCTCGTCAACCGTGCCGCGCGTGGTGTTCAATCTGCGCGTGATGTCGGATCGCTATTTCAACACGCGACCCTATGTGATCGGTAAGCCGGACTGCCTGTTGCCCATTGCCCCGCGCGTGGACGCGGGGGTACAAGTTGGACCTGATCGTCTGGCAAATGCGACAGCCGCATTTGACCGCCACGGCGGTGATGTGGTGGTTGTGGATTTTGGGACTGCAACGAACTTTGACGTCGTGGCCCATGATGGCGCCTACGTTGGCGGCGTAATTGCTCCCGGTGTGAACCTCAGCCTTGAAGCGCTCCACCAAGCGGCCGCCGCATTGCCCCACGTCGATATTACCAAACCGCAGTCCGTGATCGGAACAAACACCGTGGCCTGCATACAATCGGGTATTTTCTGGGGCTATGTCGGCCTCATTAATGGCCTGTGTGAACGGATAAAGGGCGAGTACGGCCGCCCCATGAAAGTCGTAGGAACCGGAGGGCTGGCACCATTGTTTTCAAGTGGTTACGCCCTTTTTGATACAATCGAAGATGACCTGACGATGCACGGACTGACCGTGATCCACAGGTACAACAAGGACCAAAATAACTAA
- a CDS encoding ribonuclease J, which produces MSKARLMYLPLGGAGEIGMNCYVYGYGPADAERLIVVDLGVTFPDMDGTPGVDLILPDISWLAARKSQIEAIFITHGHEDHVGAVGHLYERLGAPIYARAFTANLARRKMSEHGFSDKTVKTVGKWPETVKAGPFEVGFVPISHSIPESSGLVIDSKGGRIIHTGDFKIDVEPGIGEPFDHDLWASLGKDGVKALVCDSTNVFSREEGRSESTVGPEIEKFLINAKGMVAATTFASNVSRVRTIALAAERAGRSVCLLGRSMRRMVEAATEVGILNDFPNVIPPEDVGNFPRENVLLLVTGSQGERRAASAQLANGKYMGITMKEGDTFLFSSKTIPGNEKGVIHVMNQFSELGVDVVDDSSGGLYHVSGHANRPDLDTMRDLIKPQTLIPMHGEHRHLREHVKIGEAAGVQGVLAVNGMMIDLSGNKPKVVEHIETGRMYLDGSVKVGQFDGVVRDRIRMALNGHVIVTLIIDENGDPMGDPWCEIMGLPKQGRNNAPLADVLEEDLSQFLARANDRTLADDDKLEKELRTITRKTAHGEIGKKPEVTVVISRLA; this is translated from the coding sequence ATGAGCAAAGCTAGATTAATGTATCTCCCCCTCGGTGGCGCGGGCGAGATTGGTATGAATTGTTACGTTTACGGCTATGGCCCCGCGGACGCAGAACGCCTGATCGTCGTGGATTTGGGTGTCACGTTCCCCGACATGGACGGCACACCGGGGGTCGATTTGATCCTGCCGGATATTTCGTGGCTCGCAGCCCGCAAAAGCCAGATTGAGGCGATTTTCATCACCCACGGTCACGAAGACCACGTTGGCGCTGTTGGTCATTTGTACGAACGCCTTGGTGCGCCAATTTATGCGCGTGCGTTCACGGCCAACCTCGCGCGGCGCAAGATGTCTGAACACGGGTTCTCTGACAAGACCGTGAAGACTGTCGGCAAATGGCCAGAAACCGTAAAGGCTGGCCCGTTTGAGGTTGGATTTGTGCCGATTTCGCATTCGATACCCGAAAGCTCGGGCCTCGTGATCGACAGCAAAGGGGGGCGGATCATCCACACCGGCGATTTCAAGATTGATGTCGAACCCGGTATCGGTGAGCCGTTCGATCATGATCTTTGGGCGTCATTGGGCAAAGACGGTGTCAAAGCGCTGGTGTGCGATTCCACCAATGTGTTTTCGCGCGAAGAAGGCCGCAGCGAGTCCACTGTCGGGCCAGAGATCGAAAAGTTCCTAATCAACGCCAAAGGCATGGTTGCGGCGACCACATTTGCGTCCAACGTGTCGCGCGTTCGCACGATTGCGCTGGCAGCTGAACGTGCGGGTCGGTCTGTGTGTTTGCTGGGCCGTTCCATGCGACGCATGGTCGAAGCCGCAACCGAAGTTGGCATTTTGAACGACTTCCCAAATGTGATTCCACCAGAAGACGTGGGCAATTTCCCGCGCGAAAACGTGCTGTTGTTGGTGACAGGATCGCAAGGCGAACGCCGCGCAGCGTCTGCACAACTGGCCAACGGCAAGTACATGGGCATCACGATGAAAGAGGGCGACACGTTCCTGTTTTCATCCAAAACCATTCCTGGAAACGAGAAGGGTGTCATCCATGTCATGAACCAATTCAGTGAGTTGGGTGTTGATGTGGTCGACGATTCCAGTGGCGGGTTGTATCATGTTTCCGGCCACGCGAACCGCCCCGATCTGGACACCATGCGCGATTTGATCAAGCCACAAACGCTGATCCCGATGCACGGTGAACACCGCCACTTGCGCGAGCACGTTAAGATCGGCGAGGCCGCTGGCGTACAAGGCGTGCTGGCTGTAAACGGGATGATGATTGATCTGTCCGGCAACAAGCCGAAGGTTGTTGAGCACATCGAGACGGGCCGCATGTATCTGGATGGATCGGTCAAAGTCGGCCAGTTTGACGGTGTGGTCCGCGACCGCATTCGCATGGCACTAAATGGCCATGTGATCGTGACGCTGATCATTGACGAAAACGGTGATCCGATGGGTGACCCTTGGTGCGAAATCATGGGCCTGCCAAAACAGGGGCGTAACAATGCGCCGCTCGCGGATGTCCTAGAAGAAGACCTGAGCCAGTTCTTGGCGCGCGCCAATGATCGCACGTTGGCCGATGATGATAAGCTCGAAAAAGAGCTGCGCACCATCACGCGTAAGACCGCCCATGGCGAAATTGGCAAGAAGCCAGAAGTGACTGTGGTTATTTCACGACTGGCGTAA
- a CDS encoding DEAD/DEAH box helicase, protein MIKFSDLKLDAKVLKAVEETGYTTPTPIQAGAIPPALEGRDVLGIAQTGTGKTAGFTLPMITMLKRGRARARMPRSLVLAPTRELAAQVAENFDTYAKYTKLTKALLIGGVSFKEQDNLIDRGVDVLIATPGRLLDHFERGKLILSDVKIMVVDEADRMLDMGFIPDIERIFGLTPFTRQTLFFSATMAPEIERITNTFLSNPAKIEVARAATTSETITQGVIMFKGSKKTSEAIEKQKLLRDIIASEGANCRNGIIFCNRKIDVDAVAKSMTKAGLDASPIHGDLEQSHRMRTLAKFRDGTLRFLVASDVAARGLDIPNVSHVFNYDVPSHAEDYVHRIGRTGRAGKTGATIMICTPRDQKNLDDIERLVEMAVPRMDLPGMPSAAPSAKPAEVVATIDDRPKRTRTRGGRGRKNDAEKAVTAPIETAQSEAPKQDTPKVEAPETHVPKAETPKVETTKVETPSAEPIRFEPTQHAPRQDHSDNSKREQSRAGRNRGGRDNHDRGPKVVGMGDDAPTFITMSFDERQDD, encoded by the coding sequence TTGATTAAATTCAGCGACTTAAAGCTCGACGCAAAGGTCCTAAAGGCCGTCGAAGAGACCGGCTACACAACGCCGACCCCCATTCAAGCCGGTGCGATTCCCCCCGCATTGGAAGGCCGCGACGTGCTGGGGATCGCCCAGACGGGCACCGGCAAAACTGCTGGTTTCACGCTGCCGATGATTACAATGCTGAAACGTGGCCGTGCGCGAGCGCGGATGCCACGGTCCTTAGTACTGGCGCCGACACGTGAATTGGCCGCGCAAGTGGCTGAAAATTTTGATACTTACGCCAAATACACCAAGCTGACCAAAGCGTTGTTGATTGGTGGCGTGTCGTTCAAAGAACAAGACAACCTGATTGATCGGGGGGTCGACGTTCTGATCGCAACCCCTGGTCGCCTTCTGGATCATTTTGAACGCGGCAAACTGATCCTGTCAGACGTGAAAATCATGGTCGTCGATGAGGCTGACCGGATGCTCGACATGGGTTTTATCCCTGATATCGAACGAATTTTCGGGCTGACACCCTTCACCCGCCAAACGCTGTTCTTCTCTGCGACGATGGCGCCCGAGATTGAGCGGATTACCAATACATTCCTGTCCAACCCCGCCAAAATCGAAGTCGCGCGCGCCGCGACGACGTCGGAAACGATTACGCAGGGCGTAATTATGTTCAAAGGCTCCAAGAAAACCTCTGAGGCGATCGAAAAACAAAAACTGCTGCGTGATATCATTGCTAGTGAAGGTGCGAACTGCCGCAACGGGATCATTTTTTGTAACCGCAAAATTGACGTCGATGCCGTTGCGAAGTCCATGACGAAGGCGGGTCTTGACGCCTCTCCGATCCATGGGGATCTTGAACAATCGCATCGGATGCGCACACTTGCGAAATTCCGCGATGGGACGCTGCGTTTTCTCGTGGCGTCTGATGTTGCGGCCCGTGGCCTCGATATTCCCAACGTGAGCCACGTGTTTAACTACGACGTTCCCAGCCACGCAGAAGACTATGTGCACCGGATTGGTCGCACGGGTCGTGCGGGCAAAACGGGTGCAACGATCATGATTTGCACACCGCGCGACCAGAAGAATCTCGATGATATTGAACGGCTTGTGGAAATGGCGGTCCCCAGAATGGACCTGCCGGGAATGCCTTCGGCCGCGCCTTCTGCGAAACCTGCAGAGGTCGTAGCGACAATCGACGACAGGCCCAAGCGCACGAGGACCCGTGGTGGTCGTGGCCGTAAGAATGACGCGGAAAAAGCCGTAACTGCGCCTATAGAAACTGCACAATCTGAAGCACCCAAGCAGGACACACCTAAAGTCGAAGCGCCTGAAACGCACGTACCCAAGGCCGAGACGCCAAAGGTCGAAACAACAAAAGTTGAAACGCCGAGCGCTGAACCGATAAGGTTTGAACCGACGCAGCACGCACCGCGGCAGGACCATTCCGACAATTCGAAACGTGAACAATCACGCGCTGGCCGTAATCGGGGCGGGCGCGACAACCACGATCGTGGCCCAAAGGTTGTGGGAATGGGTGACGACGCACCAACCTTCATCACAATGAGTTTTGATGAACGCCAAGACGACTAA
- a CDS encoding peptide chain release factor 3 yields MTNRPALPAEIARRRTFAIISHPDAGKTTLTEKFLLFGGAIQMAGQVRAKGEARRTRSDFMQMEKDRGISVSASAMSFDYKHFRYNLVDTPGHSDFSEDTYRTLTAVDAAVMVIDGAKGVESQTRKLFEVCRLRDLPILTFCNKMDRESRDTFEIIDEIQENLAIDVTPASWPIGTGRDFIGCYDILRDRLDIMDRADRNTVAASVEIKGLDDPKWEEYVPERLLDQFREEIEMAKELLPKLDPKAVLEGTMTPIWFGSAINSFGVRELMEGISQYGPEPQPQTAQPRTILPEEKTVTGFVFKVQANMDPKHRDRVAFVRMASGHFTRGQKLTHVRTKKQMAISNPVLFLASDRELAEEAWAGDIIGIPNHGQLRIGDTLTEGEILNVKGIPSFAPELLQGVRSGDPLKSKHLEKALMQFAEEGAAKVFKPSFGSGFIVGVVGPLQFEVLASRIELEYGLPVRFEQSQFTSARWVSGDKLAIEKFVTANKLHIGTDSDGDTVYLTRLQWDIDRVGRDYPDISLTATKEMMA; encoded by the coding sequence ATGACAAATCGACCCGCCCTCCCCGCTGAAATTGCCCGCCGCCGGACCTTTGCGATCATCTCGCACCCCGACGCAGGCAAGACGACCCTGACGGAAAAGTTCCTGTTGTTTGGCGGGGCGATCCAGATGGCAGGCCAAGTGCGCGCCAAAGGTGAAGCACGGCGCACGCGATCCGACTTTATGCAGATGGAAAAGGATCGCGGAATTTCTGTGTCTGCATCGGCAATGTCTTTTGATTACAAACACTTCCGCTACAATCTTGTCGACACCCCCGGACACTCTGATTTTTCCGAAGACACCTACCGTACGCTTACAGCCGTGGACGCCGCTGTCATGGTCATTGACGGGGCTAAAGGCGTGGAATCCCAGACCCGCAAACTGTTCGAAGTCTGCCGCCTGCGCGATCTACCGATCCTGACGTTCTGTAACAAAATGGACCGAGAAAGCCGTGATACCTTTGAAATCATCGATGAAATCCAAGAAAATCTCGCGATTGATGTGACACCCGCAAGCTGGCCCATTGGAACAGGCCGCGATTTCATTGGCTGTTACGACATCCTGCGCGACCGACTGGATATTATGGACCGCGCGGATCGAAACACTGTCGCCGCAAGCGTTGAGATCAAGGGCTTGGATGACCCGAAATGGGAAGAATACGTTCCAGAACGCCTCCTTGATCAATTCCGCGAAGAAATCGAAATGGCGAAAGAACTGCTACCAAAACTCGACCCCAAGGCCGTCCTCGAAGGGACGATGACCCCTATATGGTTTGGCTCTGCGATCAATTCATTTGGCGTGCGCGAATTGATGGAAGGGATCAGTCAATATGGCCCCGAACCCCAGCCGCAAACCGCCCAGCCCCGCACGATCCTGCCGGAAGAAAAGACCGTCACCGGCTTTGTGTTCAAGGTTCAGGCCAACATGGATCCCAAACACCGCGACCGCGTCGCGTTTGTGCGCATGGCATCGGGCCACTTTACGCGTGGGCAAAAACTGACCCACGTACGCACAAAAAAGCAGATGGCAATTTCTAATCCTGTTCTGTTCCTCGCGTCTGATCGTGAACTCGCCGAAGAAGCATGGGCCGGCGACATCATCGGCATTCCCAACCACGGCCAATTGCGCATCGGCGATACATTGACCGAAGGCGAAATCCTCAACGTCAAAGGCATCCCCAGCTTCGCGCCCGAATTGCTGCAAGGCGTGCGTTCGGGCGATCCGTTGAAATCCAAACACCTCGAAAAAGCACTGATGCAATTTGCCGAAGAAGGCGCGGCAAAGGTGTTCAAACCCTCATTTGGTTCCGGCTTCATCGTTGGCGTCGTTGGCCCGTTGCAATTTGAGGTCTTGGCCAGCAGGATTGAACTGGAATACGGCCTGCCCGTGCGGTTTGAACAGTCACAATTCACCTCAGCCCGCTGGGTGTCCGGTGACAAGTTGGCAATCGAAAAATTCGTCACCGCCAATAAATTGCACATCGGAACCGACAGCGACGGCGACACCGTCTACCTGACACGCCTGCAGTGGGACATCGACCGCGTCGGGCGCGACTACCCCGATATCAGCCTGACCGCGACCAAGGAAATGATGGCCTGA
- a CDS encoding Hint domain-containing protein, whose protein sequence is MTETAHKTIAVFASNDFVVTEGVAEGEGVTFMDELMLDDVYQLGPNLTRKALTYEKGDGTAFVVAEDTTIGTPGNLLYLDCVITLMAPDSTTYEALILVEVEGDEAAEVYMMPLATLGAEYDYRLVGANRDAVAAKFGDVACVRFARGTHITLASGTQVPIEDLKIDDRILTRDAGPQKIRWIGNTTVRAVGDYAPVVITAGALFNNRDLVLSPDHRLFIYQREDRIGAGRSEVLVKVRHLINGTSVYQQDGGFVDYFQILFDDHQIIYAEGIAAETLLVDARTRAALPDGVSAANHLDTLHEAFEVTESLANRPDVVALLKRASSS, encoded by the coding sequence ATGACCGAAACCGCCCACAAGACCATCGCCGTTTTCGCGTCAAACGATTTTGTCGTGACCGAAGGCGTGGCCGAAGGGGAAGGCGTGACGTTCATGGATGAACTGATGCTTGATGACGTGTACCAGCTTGGCCCGAACCTGACGCGTAAGGCACTAACATATGAGAAAGGCGACGGCACAGCCTTCGTCGTGGCCGAAGATACGACGATCGGGACACCGGGAAATTTGCTGTACCTTGATTGCGTAATCACCTTGATGGCCCCTGACAGCACTACCTACGAAGCGCTGATCTTGGTCGAAGTCGAAGGTGATGAGGCCGCCGAAGTTTACATGATGCCGCTGGCCACGCTGGGTGCCGAATATGATTACCGCCTCGTTGGAGCCAACCGCGATGCAGTGGCGGCAAAATTTGGCGATGTTGCCTGTGTGCGCTTTGCCCGTGGCACCCACATCACTCTGGCATCCGGTACGCAGGTCCCGATTGAAGACCTTAAAATCGACGACCGCATCCTCACCCGCGATGCAGGCCCACAGAAAATTCGCTGGATTGGCAATACAACAGTGCGCGCCGTAGGCGATTACGCCCCCGTTGTCATCACCGCAGGTGCGTTGTTCAATAACCGCGATCTGGTACTCTCTCCCGATCACCGCCTGTTCATCTACCAGCGCGAAGACCGCATTGGCGCTGGCAGATCCGAGGTGCTGGTCAAAGTCCGCCACCTGATCAACGGCACGTCTGTGTATCAACAGGACGGTGGCTTTGTGGACTATTTCCAGATCCTATTTGACGACCACCAGATTATCTACGCGGAAGGCATCGCCGCAGAAACACTGCTGGTTGACGCGCGCACCCGCGCCGCCCTGCCCGATGGCGTCAGCGCGGCCAATCACCTCGACACGCTCCACGAAGCGTTTGAAGTCACCGAAAGCCTCGCCAACCGTCCAGACGTCGTGGCGCTACTGAAACGCGCGTCTTCTAGTTAA
- a CDS encoding SDR family oxidoreductase — MDMGIKGKRALVCASSKGLGRGCAEALAAEGVDLVLNARGSDALEATAATIRAVHGVDVVTVAADITTLEGQAVVLAAAQGVDILVTNAGGPPPGLWSDWDRDAFIAALDANMLTPIALIQALVPAMMDRGWGRVINITSGSVKAPIPVLGLSNTARAGLTGFVAGTSRQVAGSGVTINNLLPGIHATDRAQSLDKGVSDAQGISMAQAKVNREATIPAGRYGTAQEFGAACTFLCSAHAGFIVGQNLLLDGGAVNATL; from the coding sequence ATGGACATGGGCATCAAAGGCAAGCGGGCACTGGTTTGTGCGTCGTCAAAGGGTCTCGGACGAGGCTGCGCCGAGGCGTTGGCAGCGGAGGGCGTTGATTTAGTGTTGAACGCACGTGGGTCTGACGCATTAGAGGCGACGGCTGCCACGATCCGCGCAGTACACGGCGTGGATGTGGTTACGGTTGCTGCAGATATAACCACACTCGAGGGTCAGGCGGTAGTCTTAGCCGCAGCGCAAGGCGTCGATATCTTGGTAACAAATGCGGGCGGTCCGCCGCCCGGCCTGTGGTCGGATTGGGACCGCGACGCGTTTATCGCGGCACTTGACGCCAATATGCTGACCCCGATTGCGCTGATCCAAGCACTGGTGCCCGCAATGATGGATCGCGGCTGGGGCCGTGTGATCAACATTACATCTGGATCCGTCAAAGCGCCGATTCCGGTTCTCGGCCTGTCCAACACGGCCCGCGCTGGTCTGACAGGATTTGTGGCGGGCACATCGCGGCAGGTCGCAGGGTCTGGCGTGACGATCAACAACCTGTTGCCCGGTATTCACGCAACGGATCGCGCACAGTCTTTAGACAAGGGCGTGAGCGATGCGCAGGGGATTTCCATGGCGCAGGCGAAAGTGAACCGCGAGGCCACGATCCCCGCTGGGCGCTATGGTACGGCGCAAGAATTCGGCGCTGCCTGTACGTTTTTGTGTTCGGCGCATGCGGGTTTCATTGTCGGTCAGAACCTGTTGTTGGATGGCGGGGCGGTCAACGCGACGCTCTAG
- a CDS encoding ABC transporter ATP-binding protein, producing the protein MVSDTSPLQPRLEIRNLVRSFGGRRVVDDVSLSIMPGQVTCLLGPSGCGKSTTLRMIAGIEKQNAGSIWADGELVCDGVFRVPPEGRATGLMFQDFALFPHLSVAGNVAYGLSGRASKTRGRVEQLLERVGMLAHIDRYPHELSGGEQQRVALARALAPRPKIMLMDEPFSGLDDRLRDDIRDETLDVLKAEGTAVLLVTHEPGEAMRMADEIALMRDGKIVQMGAPYNIYNTPVDKEAAGFFSDINVVPAKVQGALAVTPFGQFLVPGVADGTAVDIVIRPQHLKIDFDRSGKGPNSTIADGTPARGTVKRARFMGFESLVEFVLDDGSEMKAVIPSVFLPKKGMVLWLMIRRDKCFIFPRPSEGAT; encoded by the coding sequence TTGGTGAGCGACACTTCCCCCCTTCAACCGCGTCTTGAAATTCGCAATCTGGTGCGCAGCTTTGGCGGGCGGCGGGTTGTGGATGACGTGTCGCTGTCGATCATGCCGGGGCAGGTGACGTGTTTGCTGGGGCCGTCGGGCTGCGGCAAATCCACAACATTGCGGATGATTGCAGGCATCGAAAAGCAAAACGCGGGGTCGATCTGGGCTGATGGGGAACTGGTGTGCGATGGGGTGTTCCGCGTGCCGCCAGAGGGTCGCGCGACAGGCCTGATGTTTCAGGATTTCGCGCTGTTCCCGCATTTGAGCGTGGCAGGTAATGTCGCCTACGGGCTGTCGGGGCGCGCGTCCAAGACCCGTGGGCGCGTCGAACAACTGCTGGAACGTGTTGGCATGTTGGCACATATTGACCGCTATCCCCACGAGCTTTCAGGCGGCGAACAACAGCGCGTCGCGCTGGCCCGCGCACTTGCGCCACGCCCTAAAATCATGCTGATGGATGAACCTTTTTCGGGCCTCGATGACCGCCTTCGGGATGACATCCGCGATGAGACGTTGGACGTGCTGAAAGCCGAAGGCACCGCCGTTTTGCTTGTCACCCATGAACCCGGTGAGGCGATGCGCATGGCTGACGAAATCGCACTGATGCGGGATGGTAAGATCGTTCAGATGGGTGCGCCGTATAATATCTACAACACGCCGGTGGACAAAGAGGCCGCCGGTTTCTTTAGTGATATTAATGTCGTGCCAGCGAAAGTGCAGGGCGCGCTGGCGGTCACACCGTTTGGTCAGTTCCTTGTGCCCGGTGTGGCTGATGGCACGGCTGTGGACATCGTGATCCGGCCGCAACATCTGAAAATCGACTTTGATCGCTCGGGCAAGGGCCCCAATTCCACAATTGCTGACGGCACGCCCGCACGAGGCACGGTCAAACGGGCGCGGTTTATGGGATTTGAAAGTCTGGTGGAATTTGTCCTTGATGATGGCAGTGAGATGAAGGCGGTGATTCCTTCTGTATTTTTGCCCAAAAAGGGCATGGTGTTATGGCTGATGATCCGGCGCGACAAATGTTTCATATTCCCGCGACCCAGCGAAGGCGCGACTTGA
- a CDS encoding helix-turn-helix transcriptional regulator, translated as MRRADRLMTLIRHLRSAGLHRAADLAVAMNVSLRTIYRDMETLAKSGVPVEGQRGTGYRITAAITLPPLNLSMAELEALHVGLAAMRQSHDPDLAAAASSLATKLDGVLPEVNAPRALAVYPFADAARGFQHLPKIRSAIRARQKLLLSTGTHDRTVRPLQLDYWGRLWTCVVWCDTTRKFDDLRIDEITSLRILPSLFVQEEGKRLEDYQSSRAFAGSREYETFVAPDHQP; from the coding sequence ATGCGCCGCGCTGACCGATTGATGACCCTGATTCGCCACTTGCGCAGCGCTGGCTTGCACCGCGCAGCTGATTTGGCTGTCGCGATGAACGTGTCCCTGCGCACGATTTACCGCGACATGGAAACGCTGGCTAAATCCGGTGTACCCGTTGAGGGCCAGCGCGGCACAGGCTACCGCATCACCGCCGCGATCACCCTGCCGCCGCTGAACCTGTCTATGGCCGAACTCGAAGCTTTGCATGTCGGCCTTGCCGCGATGCGCCAATCGCACGACCCCGATCTGGCCGCCGCCGCATCCAGTTTGGCAACAAAACTCGACGGGGTGTTGCCAGAGGTCAATGCACCAAGGGCGCTTGCGGTTTATCCGTTCGCAGACGCCGCGCGAGGGTTCCAGCACCTGCCGAAAATCCGTAGCGCCATCCGCGCGCGGCAAAAATTATTGCTCAGCACCGGAACCCACGACCGAACGGTTCGCCCCCTGCAACTGGACTACTGGGGCCGACTTTGGACCTGCGTGGTGTGGTGCGACACCACCCGCAAATTTGACGACCTGCGCATCGACGAAATCACGTCACTGCGCATCTTGCCGAGTTTGTTTGTGCAAGAAGAAGGTAAGCGGCTGGAAGATTACCAATCAAGTCGCGCCTTCGCTGGGTCGCGGGAATATGAAACATTTGTCGCGCCGGATCATCAGCCATAA
- a CDS encoding twin-arginine translocase TatA/TatE family subunit, which yields MLNNIGLPGLLLIAVVVLVLFGRGKISSLMGEVGKGITAFKKGVDDSTKEVEDVMSDDVKDVTPTDEDTKV from the coding sequence ATGCTCAATAACATCGGCCTTCCCGGCCTCCTTTTGATCGCTGTCGTGGTGCTGGTCCTGTTCGGACGCGGCAAAATTTCGTCCCTGATGGGCGAAGTCGGCAAAGGCATCACTGCTTTCAAAAAAGGCGTCGATGACAGCACTAAAGAAGTCGAAGATGTGATGTCGGATGATGTCAAAGACGTGACGCCCACTGACGAAGACACAAAAGTTTAA
- the tatB gene encoding Sec-independent protein translocase protein TatB has product MPSLSWMEMLVVGIVALIVIGPKDLPGMFRQVGQFVGKAKGMAREFSSAMNAAADESGINEINKTIKAAANPKKFGVDKIREASQGAVKSTIKAGGETEALKTKLSAKRSATAEILDKAMAKAAEDRIAAEKVDAEPKTRAKIASKKKTPQKVTPKKAAAKNAVPKKEATPKAATKKVNAKAATKVAPKAPAKAPAKAVTPAKDAK; this is encoded by the coding sequence ATGCCTAGTCTTAGCTGGATGGAGATGTTGGTTGTTGGGATCGTGGCGTTGATCGTCATCGGCCCCAAGGACCTGCCGGGTATGTTTCGACAGGTCGGACAATTCGTTGGTAAGGCGAAGGGCATGGCGCGGGAATTTTCCAGCGCGATGAACGCAGCTGCCGATGAATCCGGCATAAACGAAATCAATAAGACAATCAAAGCCGCTGCAAACCCGAAAAAGTTCGGAGTCGATAAAATTCGTGAAGCGTCGCAAGGTGCGGTGAAATCTACCATAAAGGCCGGGGGTGAGACTGAGGCGTTGAAGACCAAACTGTCGGCTAAACGCAGCGCCACGGCTGAAATACTCGATAAAGCGATGGCGAAAGCCGCTGAGGATCGGATTGCGGCAGAAAAGGTTGATGCGGAACCCAAGACGAGGGCGAAAATTGCCTCAAAGAAAAAGACACCACAGAAAGTGACCCCGAAGAAGGCTGCTGCCAAAAATGCGGTGCCAAAGAAAGAGGCGACCCCAAAAGCGGCGACCAAAAAAGTGAACGCTAAGGCCGCGACTAAAGTCGCACCTAAGGCCCCAGCTAAGGCCCCAGCTAAGGCGGTCACGCCTGCGAAGGACGCCAAATGA